The Bacteroidota bacterium genome includes the window AAAAACGGAATTGGAGAAATAGTGCTAATGCTTAAGACCTCTGCTTTTACTAATGACTACAGCTATTCTCACGCATCGCTAGAATCGGTAAACAAAAACGATTGGGGAAAACTTAATTTCAATTCTCGCTTTTTTGTACTTGCCGGATGGGGCACTAGTTGGGCAAACGAATCGTTTCTATATGCTTCCGGGGCAAATCCCGAACAATTAATGGAAAATAAATATACGCGAGCAATGGGTGCGTTCGACCCAAAAATGGCAGCATATGGAGCATCTACCAATAATTTTCATGCAGGTGGCGGTTTAAACTTACGAGGATTTTCAGGATACCTGTTACCGGAGGTTGCTTCGGATGGATTTGTTTACTTGGCCTACAAAGGCACAAATGGAGCAGCTGTAAATATAGAATTAGAATTTCAAGAATTATTCAAACCCAAGCGACCTATTTTTAAAAACACATTTAAATTAGAAACCTACTTATTTGCCGATGCAGGTTTTATAAATTACAACTACAACAGCAAAAACCTTTACATTGGAAACATAAGAGCCGATGCCGGTATTGGAGCGGCTTTCACCATACAACGTTGGGGTGTATTACAAAACATAAAACCACTTACCATTCGTGCGGACTTCCCCTTATTTTTAAATAGCATTCCTGCTGTCGAAAACGAATATTTTGATTTCCGTTGGATTGTAGGCATAAACAGAGCATTCTAAAATAAAAACCAACATGTTATCAAGTAACACAAAGAGCAATAAAAAAACTGGTGGTTTACACTTGGAAATTAAAAATTAAAAAACATTCAAGTGAAAAATAAAAAAGAAGAAAACCCTTGGAAAACCCTAAAAAGCGAATTAGTATACGAATCGCCCTGGATAGGAATAACCAAGCACGATGTACTTAATCCTGCAGGCAATCCCGGAATTTATTCGGTTGTCCACTTTAAAAATCTTGCCATCGGAATTATTCCGCTGGACAACGAATACAATACCTGGATTGTTGGTCAATACAGGTACCCCATAAATAAATATTCGTGGGAAATACCCGAAGGTGGTGGAAAACTTGACTCCCCGCCTATTGAATCTGCAAAGCGAGAATTGCTGGAAGAAACAGGTATTGTAGCCAATAAGTGGACAAAAATTCAAGAAATGCATCTGAGTAATTCTGCTACAGACGAGTTTTGTATTTTATTTCTTGCACAAGATTTATCCTTCGAAAGCCCACAACCGGAGGAAACTGAAGTTTTGGAAATAAAAAAACTACCATTTGAAGAATTGTATCAACTTGTATTAAATGGCACTGTTACTGACAGTTTAACGGTAACAGCTGTACTAAAAATTAAACTTTTACTTGTAGAAGGAAAAATCTAGTGAATAGTGTCTGCTATTTTTTTTAATTCAATAAATGATTTAACAGGATTACTGCTATTCCATATCGCCCCTAAAACGGCTGCTCCAATAAAGTTAATGCCCTGCAATTTTTCAATTGTATTGGTATCTATCCCTCCGAGAGCAATTAGTTGTTTAGATGTTTTTCCCAATGATTTTTTTATTTCCTCAACAGAAAAACGCGGTAAATAATTATCCTTGGTTATACTTTTAAAAACCGGACTAAAAAAATAATAATCAAACCCGTGCACATCCTCAATTTCAGCTAGTGTGTGTAATGAAGTAGAAATGGAAATGTTTCCTTTAGCAAATAAATTGGCGCTATTCAAATTAGCTCTATCCTTCTCGGTATAATGAATACCTCCTAAACCAAACTCATTAGCCAAATGGTGATGTGAATGGATTGAAATTCTAGAATAAAAATCCGAGTCAATCGCACTCACTAGTATTTTTAAATCATCTT containing:
- a CDS encoding NUDIX hydrolase — its product is MKNKKEENPWKTLKSELVYESPWIGITKHDVLNPAGNPGIYSVVHFKNLAIGIIPLDNEYNTWIVGQYRYPINKYSWEIPEGGGKLDSPPIESAKRELLEETGIVANKWTKIQEMHLSNSATDEFCILFLAQDLSFESPQPEETEVLEIKKLPFEELYQLVLNGTVTDSLTVTAVLKIKLLLVEGKI
- a CDS encoding thiamine phosphate synthase, translating into MQLFLVTSEHQQIRESEVVNELFRNGLEKLHIRKPLASEDDLKILVSAIDSDFYSRISIHSHHHLANEFGLGGIHYTEKDRANLNSANLFAKGNISISTSLHTLAEIEDVHGFDYYFFSPVFKSITKDNYLPRFSVEEIKKSLGKTSKQLIALGGIDTNTIEKLQGINFIGAAVLGAIWNSSNPVKSFIELKKIADTIH